Proteins from a single region of Phycisphaeraceae bacterium D3-23:
- a CDS encoding Dabb family protein has translation MTLRLMNLAWTTMLLIALGVTAGCSTTTQSSRDVSADPVFRHIVMFKFNDTATEQQIADIVAGFNALPGQIEQITAYEHGLNTNTDDNANGFTHIFLVTFANEEGLAVYGPHPAHQAFVAELLPVLDEVLVADYWAGG, from the coding sequence ATGACACTCCGCCTGATGAACCTCGCATGGACGACCATGCTCCTGATCGCCCTCGGCGTCACCGCCGGGTGCAGCACCACGACGCAATCCTCGCGCGACGTGTCGGCCGACCCCGTGTTCCGCCACATCGTCATGTTCAAGTTCAACGACACCGCCACCGAGCAGCAGATCGCCGACATCGTCGCGGGCTTCAACGCGCTGCCCGGCCAGATCGAGCAGATCACCGCCTACGAGCACGGGCTGAACACCAACACCGACGACAACGCGAACGGCTTTACCCATATCTTCCTCGTGACGTTCGCAAATGAAGAAGGCCTCGCCGTCTACGGCCCGCACCCCGCCCACCAGGCGTTCGTCGCCGAACTGCTCCCGGTGCTGGACGAAGTACTCGTCGCGGACTACTGGGCCGGCGGGTAG
- a CDS encoding Gfo/Idh/MocA family oxidoreductase, whose product MPEPTRRQFVQSAAAVAAGLSLPRLACAQPANANSKLSHACIGVGGMMGGYDLGQFAGHPRVNITALCDVDRNILNAAAANFPDARLYADWREMLDQEGDRIDSVNITVPDHMHAAIGLAAAKRGKHIYCQKPMCHDVAEVRALTDAAADAGVCSQLGTQHASGTGDRMGVHFIQQGAIGKISRVVLCSNRSGVEPYRPLGPRPDHTDPVPDHLDWDLWLGTAPERPYVNSIYHVHRWRGWLDFGTGWLGDIGCHIFDAPWKALRLTAPTSVVAEDVQQSWIESPERRADTWPQGQHVVWKFPGQDNDLIDGDELHVDWYDGEYFPPDDLRNIVLEHEPSYPEEASLFVGETGIMLLRHGGYPTFYPREIMNELERPELPAMSHYHRFLDACLGGEDSNSPFHITGPMAEAILLGTVAVRNPGQTLHWDPDHLAITNSDTAQQMLAREYRAGWGV is encoded by the coding sequence ATGCCTGAGCCCACCCGCCGACAGTTCGTCCAGTCCGCCGCGGCCGTCGCCGCCGGGCTCTCCCTGCCACGCCTCGCTTGCGCCCAGCCGGCCAACGCCAACAGCAAACTCAGCCACGCCTGCATCGGCGTCGGCGGGATGATGGGCGGCTACGACCTCGGCCAGTTCGCCGGCCACCCGCGCGTCAATATCACCGCCCTCTGCGATGTCGACCGCAACATCCTGAACGCCGCCGCCGCGAACTTCCCCGACGCCCGGCTGTACGCCGACTGGCGCGAGATGCTCGACCAGGAAGGCGACCGCATCGACTCGGTCAACATCACCGTCCCCGACCACATGCACGCCGCCATCGGCCTCGCCGCCGCGAAGCGCGGCAAGCACATCTACTGCCAAAAACCCATGTGCCATGACGTCGCCGAGGTCCGCGCGCTCACCGACGCCGCCGCCGACGCAGGCGTCTGCTCACAGCTGGGCACGCAGCACGCCTCGGGCACCGGCGACCGCATGGGCGTCCACTTCATCCAGCAAGGCGCGATCGGCAAGATCAGCCGCGTCGTCCTCTGCTCCAACCGCTCTGGCGTCGAGCCCTACCGCCCGCTGGGCCCGCGCCCCGACCACACCGACCCCGTCCCCGACCACCTCGACTGGGACCTCTGGCTGGGCACTGCGCCCGAGCGCCCCTACGTCAACAGCATCTACCACGTCCACCGCTGGCGCGGCTGGCTCGACTTCGGCACCGGCTGGCTGGGCGACATCGGCTGCCACATCTTCGACGCCCCGTGGAAAGCACTCCGCCTCACCGCGCCCACCTCCGTCGTCGCCGAGGACGTCCAGCAGTCCTGGATCGAGTCCCCCGAGCGCCGGGCCGACACCTGGCCCCAGGGCCAGCACGTCGTCTGGAAGTTCCCCGGCCAGGACAACGACCTCATCGACGGCGACGAGCTCCACGTCGACTGGTACGACGGCGAATACTTCCCCCCCGACGACCTACGCAACATCGTCCTCGAACACGAGCCCAGCTACCCCGAAGAGGCCTCCCTCTTCGTCGGCGAGACCGGCATCATGCTCCTCCGACACGGCGGGTACCCGACCTTCTACCCCCGCGAAATCATGAACGAGCTCGAACGCCCCGAGCTCCCCGCCATGAGCCACTACCACCGCTTCCTCGACGCCTGCCTCGGCGGCGAAGACAGCAACTCCCCCTTCCACATCACCGGCCCCATGGCCGAGGCCATCCTGCTCGGCACCGTCGCCGTCCGAAACCCCGGCCAAACGCTCCACTGGGACCCCGACCACCTCGCCATCACCAACAGCGACACCGCCCAGCAGATGCTCGCGCGCGAATACCGCGCGGGGTGGGGCGTTTAG
- a CDS encoding SDR family oxidoreductase, with the protein MTPPQCRAYNRANPSNRILLIDQGPAMNEIKDKVIIITGASSGIGEACARELVDRGAKVMLAARRADRLEKLANELSSDGSAAGYHETDVTKKDQLEQLAAATLEKFGRIDVLVNNAGLMPLSPLEKLKLDEWEQMVDVNIKGVLYAFAAVLPKMLDQGSGHIINVSSVAGHVVFPGAAVYCATKFAVRAFAEGIRQESKGRLRSTIISPGAVDTELTDHISDEDTKEAMGDIVAIAIKPDAIARAVAFAVEQPGEVDINEIIVRPTKQDL; encoded by the coding sequence GTGACGCCGCCGCAATGCCGCGCCTACAATCGGGCGAATCCATCGAACCGAATCCTCTTGATTGACCAAGGACCCGCCATGAACGAGATCAAAGACAAAGTCATCATCATCACCGGCGCCAGCAGCGGCATCGGCGAGGCCTGCGCCCGCGAGCTCGTCGATCGCGGGGCCAAGGTCATGCTCGCCGCCCGCCGCGCCGACCGCCTCGAAAAACTCGCCAACGAGCTCTCCAGCGACGGCAGCGCCGCCGGCTACCACGAGACCGACGTCACGAAGAAAGACCAGCTCGAACAGCTCGCCGCCGCGACGCTCGAGAAGTTCGGCCGCATCGACGTCCTGGTCAACAACGCCGGGCTCATGCCCCTGTCGCCCCTCGAGAAGCTCAAGCTCGACGAGTGGGAGCAGATGGTGGATGTGAATATCAAGGGCGTGCTCTACGCCTTCGCCGCCGTGCTCCCGAAGATGCTCGACCAGGGCAGCGGGCACATCATCAACGTCTCCTCCGTCGCCGGCCACGTCGTGTTCCCCGGGGCCGCGGTGTACTGCGCCACCAAGTTCGCCGTCCGCGCCTTCGCCGAGGGCATCCGCCAGGAGTCCAAGGGCCGGCTGCGCAGCACGATCATCTCCCCGGGCGCGGTCGATACCGAACTGACCGACCACATCAGCGACGAAGACACCAAGGAAGCGATGGGCGACATCGTTGCGATCGCGATCAAGCCGGACGCCATCGCCCGCGCCGTCGCCTTCGCCGTCGAGCAGCCGGGCGAGGTGGACATCAACGAGATCATCGTCCGCCCGACCAAGCAGGATCTGTAG
- the trpB gene encoding tryptophan synthase subunit beta, with translation MPTHDYTTAPNPAGRFGTFGGSYIPETLHHAVDQLAHAYADAKQDPKFQAELDGLLKNYVGRATPLYFAENLTKDVAASAPSGGTSGGQIYLKREDLSHTGAHKINNALGQALLAIRMGKKRVIAETGAGQHGVATATAAARFGLPCDVFMGTEDMRRQQPNVTRMKLLGANVVPVESGSKTLKDATNAAMRDWMGSSQDTHYIIGSVVGPHPFPMMVRDFQAVIGRECRQQSLDQLGRLPDHIIACVGGGSNAAGIFYPFINDPPEQVKLIGVEAGGRGTALGDHAAPLTLGTPGILHGSMSYVLQDPDGQTATVHSISAGLDYPGVGPEHSYWHDSKRVTYTSVTDADALAAFQQLTRTEGILPAIESSHALAEATRLAATLPPEQTIVVNLSGRGDKDLDEVVRLLGME, from the coding sequence ATGCCAACCCACGACTACACCACCGCCCCCAACCCGGCCGGCCGCTTCGGCACGTTCGGCGGCTCCTACATCCCCGAAACCCTCCACCACGCCGTCGACCAGCTCGCACACGCCTACGCGGACGCCAAGCAAGACCCCAAGTTCCAAGCCGAACTCGACGGGCTATTGAAAAACTACGTCGGTCGCGCCACCCCCCTCTACTTCGCCGAGAACCTCACCAAAGACGTCGCCGCGTCCGCGCCTTCCGGGGGCACTTCCGGGGGGCAGATCTACCTCAAGCGTGAAGACCTCTCCCACACCGGCGCGCACAAGATCAACAACGCCCTGGGCCAGGCCCTCCTCGCCATCCGCATGGGCAAGAAACGCGTCATCGCCGAGACCGGCGCGGGCCAGCACGGCGTCGCCACCGCCACCGCCGCCGCACGCTTCGGCCTCCCCTGCGACGTCTTCATGGGCACCGAGGACATGCGCCGCCAACAGCCCAACGTCACCCGCATGAAGCTCCTGGGCGCCAACGTCGTCCCCGTCGAGTCCGGCTCCAAGACCCTCAAAGACGCCACCAACGCAGCCATGCGCGACTGGATGGGCTCTTCCCAGGACACCCACTACATCATCGGCTCCGTCGTCGGCCCCCACCCCTTCCCCATGATGGTCCGCGACTTCCAGGCCGTCATCGGCCGCGAGTGCCGACAGCAATCCCTCGACCAGCTCGGCCGACTCCCCGACCACATCATCGCCTGCGTCGGCGGCGGCTCCAACGCCGCCGGCATCTTCTACCCCTTCATCAACGACCCCCCGGAACAAGTGAAACTCATCGGTGTTGAAGCCGGTGGGCGCGGCACCGCCCTCGGCGACCACGCCGCCCCCCTCACCCTCGGCACCCCCGGAATATTGCACGGCTCCATGAGCTACGTCCTCCAAGACCCCGACGGCCAAACCGCCACCGTCCACTCAATAAGCGCCGGCTTAGATTATCCGGGGGTCGGCCCCGAACACAGCTACTGGCACGACTCAAAGCGCGTCACCTACACCAGCGTCACCGACGCCGACGCCCTCGCCGCCTTCCAACAGCTCACCCGCACCGAAGGCATCCTCCCCGCCATCGAGTCCAGCCACGCCCTCGCGGAGGCCACCCGCCTCGCCGCCACCCTCCCCCCGGAACAAACCATCGTCGTCAACCTCTCGGGCCGTGGTGACAAGGATCTGGATGAGGTGGTAAGGTTGCTGGGGATGGAGTAA
- a CDS encoding FHA domain-containing protein produces MIALQIHITAGPQAGTRLQLTQSPATFGRAPENTLVLDLTTVSRNHGELRYEDDAWWLYNLSQNGTKVGRKRVTKKPRALDDGASIVIGDEEVFRIHYAGEADNAAAPDAATPAQDTYGEPDAQQPDQPAPGTGARGRSKLWLILAIWFGLVIGLFIILFAVIEKGGPDDAPTNNQIVQFETADDVRQILKRPVQRGTADDYRHDENIYRARDNYNNEPRTRFLYDAYRYYRAAIRHLPASQDLGPEDQQRYEVVLDELAALIFERYERAYTLYQQRANDDALDEIDQLLELFRHENYEDAAEEELYGMIMRLRSRASAGAGRR; encoded by the coding sequence TTGATCGCCCTGCAAATCCACATCACCGCCGGGCCACAGGCCGGCACCCGGCTGCAGCTCACCCAGTCGCCCGCCACCTTCGGCCGAGCGCCCGAGAACACGCTCGTCCTCGACCTCACCACCGTCTCACGCAACCACGGCGAGCTGCGCTACGAGGACGACGCCTGGTGGCTCTATAACCTCTCCCAAAACGGCACCAAGGTCGGCCGAAAACGCGTCACCAAAAAACCACGCGCACTCGACGACGGCGCATCGATCGTCATCGGAGACGAAGAGGTCTTCCGCATCCACTACGCCGGAGAGGCCGACAACGCCGCCGCACCCGACGCCGCCACACCCGCGCAAGATACCTACGGCGAGCCCGACGCCCAGCAGCCCGACCAGCCCGCGCCCGGCACCGGCGCACGGGGCCGATCCAAGCTCTGGCTCATCCTCGCGATCTGGTTCGGCCTGGTCATCGGCCTGTTCATCATCCTCTTCGCCGTCATCGAAAAGGGCGGGCCCGACGACGCCCCAACCAACAACCAGATCGTCCAGTTCGAGACCGCCGACGACGTCCGGCAGATCCTCAAGCGGCCCGTCCAGCGCGGCACCGCAGACGACTACCGCCACGACGAAAACATCTACCGCGCCCGAGACAACTACAACAACGAGCCCCGCACCCGCTTCCTCTACGACGCCTACCGCTACTACCGCGCCGCGATCCGCCACCTCCCCGCCAGCCAGGACCTCGGGCCCGAAGACCAGCAGCGCTACGAAGTCGTGCTCGACGAACTCGCCGCACTGATCTTCGAACGCTACGAGCGGGCCTACACCCTCTACCAGCAACGCGCCAACGACGACGCCCTGGACGAGATCGACCAGCTCCTCGAACTCTTCCGCCACGAAAACTACGAAGACGCCGCCGAAGAAGAACTCTACGGCATGATCATGCGCCTACGCAGCCGCGCCTCCGCCGGCGCAGGACGCCGCTAA
- a CDS encoding type II secretion system F family protein, with the protein MTLGIFILALVTSIFVFAGVFLPIYAVFRFPVPAEPPVHRQIAKAVGMDQETIFENALLAPLLNMCMQVAKRLNITSIRAKVRQDLNASGNPSGYTVDQYLALAIFAALVAGTAGLVIEFATTGGRYLLITIPMMMAIGFELPILVLSSAARKRVAKIGKQLPYTLDLVSLVMAAGSSFTEAIETLIRDNPEDDLNQELRYALSEMEFGSTRAASLQNLAERIPLESLRSVVGAVNQAEKLGTPLSSILKLQSEMLRMHRGVRAEKLAASASLKILLPSMLILVAVVMVIGAPLIINYLVTGSWF; encoded by the coding sequence ATGACCCTCGGCATCTTCATCCTGGCTCTCGTCACCAGCATCTTCGTGTTCGCGGGCGTGTTCCTGCCGATCTACGCGGTGTTCCGCTTCCCCGTGCCCGCCGAGCCGCCCGTGCATCGGCAGATCGCCAAGGCCGTGGGCATGGACCAGGAAACCATCTTCGAAAACGCACTCCTCGCGCCGCTGCTCAACATGTGCATGCAGGTCGCCAAGCGGCTCAACATCACCTCCATCCGCGCGAAGGTCCGCCAGGACCTCAACGCCTCGGGCAACCCCTCCGGCTACACCGTCGACCAGTACCTCGCCCTCGCGATCTTCGCCGCGCTCGTCGCAGGCACCGCCGGGCTCGTCATCGAATTCGCCACCACCGGCGGCCGATACCTCCTCATCACCATCCCCATGATGATGGCCATCGGATTCGAGCTCCCCATCCTCGTGCTCAGCAGCGCCGCAAGGAAACGCGTCGCCAAGATCGGCAAACAGCTCCCCTACACCCTCGACCTCGTCTCCCTTGTCATGGCCGCCGGCTCGAGCTTCACCGAAGCCATCGAGACCCTTATCCGCGACAACCCCGAGGACGACCTCAACCAGGAACTCCGCTACGCCCTCTCCGAGATGGAGTTCGGCTCGACCCGTGCCGCCTCGCTGCAGAACCTCGCCGAACGCATCCCGCTCGAATCGCTCCGCAGCGTCGTCGGCGCCGTCAACCAGGCTGAAAAGCTCGGCACCCCGCTCTCCTCCATCCTCAAGCTCCAGTCCGAGATGCTCCGCATGCACCGCGGCGTCCGCGCCGAAAAACTCGCCGCCTCGGCGTCGCTCAAGATCCTCCTGCCCTCGATGCTCATCCTCGTCGCCGTCGTCATGGTCATCGGCGCGCCCCTGATTATCAACTACCTCGTCACCGGGAGCTGGTTTTGA
- a CDS encoding type II secretion system F family protein codes for MIAEDILFNPGLRLLYTLMGAAAFFIAVRYGYGPVRRWLHAQEQTYDRVLRRQLLMDVSPRTVVWLNLSMIAISFVFGFLVSQSLLLATILAGIMVFIPHVIIKHMETKRRQKLEVQLVDGLTTLASGVRAGLNLVQAMQLLVENLKGPIQQEFGQILREYEMGMDLNHAMRIASNRIGSPLYRLTFTAIEMHRVRGGDSGDSMDRIADAIRDIQRLEGKLDAITAQGRAQANFMAIMPIAIIIIMFLLLPAQTSLLFTDAYGRLMLVAVAVMIATGYVWIRNIMRVDI; via the coding sequence TTGATCGCCGAAGACATCCTCTTCAACCCAGGCCTCCGGCTGCTCTACACCCTCATGGGCGCGGCCGCGTTCTTCATCGCGGTCCGCTACGGCTACGGCCCGGTGCGGCGCTGGCTCCACGCGCAAGAACAAACCTACGACCGTGTCCTGCGACGCCAGCTGCTGATGGATGTCTCGCCCCGCACCGTTGTCTGGCTCAACCTGTCGATGATCGCGATCTCGTTTGTCTTCGGCTTCCTCGTCAGCCAAAGCCTGCTGCTGGCCACCATCCTCGCGGGCATCATGGTCTTCATCCCGCACGTCATCATCAAGCACATGGAGACCAAGCGCCGCCAGAAGCTCGAGGTCCAGCTCGTCGACGGCCTCACGACCCTCGCCTCCGGCGTCCGTGCCGGGCTCAACCTCGTGCAGGCGATGCAGCTCCTGGTCGAAAACCTCAAGGGCCCGATCCAGCAGGAGTTTGGCCAGATCCTCCGCGAATACGAGATGGGCATGGACCTCAACCACGCCATGCGCATCGCCAGCAACCGCATCGGCAGCCCGCTCTACCGCCTGACCTTCACCGCGATCGAGATGCACCGCGTCCGCGGCGGCGACTCGGGCGACTCCATGGACCGCATCGCCGACGCCATCCGCGACATCCAACGCCTCGAAGGCAAGCTCGACGCCATCACCGCACAGGGCCGGGCACAGGCCAACTTCATGGCCATCATGCCCATCGCCATCATCATCATCATGTTCCTCCTGCTCCCGGCACAGACCTCGCTGCTCTTCACCGACGCCTACGGCCGACTCATGCTCGTCGCCGTCGCCGTCATGATCGCCACCGGCTACGTCTGGATCCGAAACATCATGCGAGTGGATATCTAG
- a CDS encoding ATPase, T2SS/T4P/T4SS family: MELWLYDHSRNTRESLEVEGDPITIGREDGNTLVLKSPFVARRHCQIVRKGNQMYVESLSRAGTRVANREVLPDHPIKIDFGDEVQLGQFSLALVGQEKRKLGAEERITDAELHASLMDMESEVHTELLERMNLRVTGHLNKNDNRFIDEVLSHLGSVLNARIEAMDKQVLHYTMRMHLRRLVQAEVVRQCEGRVQTDYKSADSRVLDADKEQQISQLVTNLVDMMPLLFDPTSVQEDLAVADDAFEELFEMELPMIPRDVQRYIVRQTVSKDIQDIMFGLGPLQDLLEMPSVSEIMVVGKDHIYTEKQGTIVETSRTFFSDEILLSIIERILTPVGRRVDTSTPLVDARLPDGSRVNVVISPLSLVGPCLTIRKFGWVPFTMDDLIERGSISGPVAEFLQGCVVGRKNILISGGTGSGKTTLLNVLSAYARPNERIVTVEESAELRLPQPHVVKLEGRPANVEGKGAYTIRDLVRNSLRMRPDRIIIGEVRGAEAMDMLQAMNTGHDGSLSTIHANTPYDCMKRAEALVLMAVDMPIRAIREQIVSAIDMVVQVARFGDGTRRVTTISEVTTIEPESHQIRLENIFTLRDKKQANLRHTGYMPTFTQDMIDQKHFGVEVFL; encoded by the coding sequence ATGGAACTCTGGCTCTACGACCACAGCCGAAACACCCGCGAGTCGCTCGAAGTCGAGGGCGACCCGATCACGATCGGGCGCGAGGACGGCAACACGCTCGTCCTCAAGAGCCCTTTCGTCGCGCGTCGGCACTGCCAGATCGTGCGCAAGGGCAACCAGATGTATGTCGAGTCGCTCTCCCGAGCCGGCACGCGCGTCGCCAATCGCGAGGTGCTGCCCGATCACCCGATCAAGATCGACTTTGGTGACGAGGTCCAGCTCGGGCAGTTTTCCCTCGCGCTGGTCGGGCAGGAGAAGCGTAAGCTCGGCGCTGAAGAACGCATCACCGACGCCGAGCTCCACGCCTCGCTCATGGACATGGAGAGCGAGGTCCACACCGAGCTGCTCGAGCGGATGAACCTCCGCGTCACGGGCCACCTCAACAAGAACGACAACCGCTTCATCGACGAAGTCCTGAGCCACCTCGGGTCCGTGCTCAACGCGCGGATCGAGGCGATGGACAAGCAGGTGCTCCACTACACGATGCGGATGCACCTGCGTCGGCTGGTCCAGGCCGAGGTCGTGCGCCAGTGTGAGGGCCGGGTCCAGACCGACTACAAGTCCGCCGACTCGCGCGTGCTCGACGCCGACAAAGAGCAGCAGATCTCGCAGCTCGTGACGAACCTGGTGGACATGATGCCGCTGCTGTTCGACCCGACGAGCGTGCAGGAGGACCTCGCCGTCGCCGACGACGCATTCGAAGAGCTCTTCGAGATGGAGCTGCCGATGATCCCGCGCGATGTGCAGCGGTACATCGTCCGGCAGACGGTCTCCAAAGACATCCAGGACATCATGTTCGGCCTGGGCCCGCTTCAGGACCTGCTCGAGATGCCGTCCGTCTCGGAGATCATGGTCGTGGGCAAGGACCACATCTACACCGAGAAGCAAGGCACGATCGTCGAGACCAGCCGGACGTTCTTCAGCGACGAGATCCTGCTATCGATCATTGAGCGCATCCTGACGCCCGTCGGCCGACGCGTCGACACGAGCACGCCGCTGGTCGATGCGCGCCTGCCCGACGGCTCGCGCGTCAACGTCGTGATCAGCCCGCTGTCGCTGGTCGGCCCGTGCCTCACGATCCGCAAATTCGGCTGGGTGCCGTTCACCATGGACGACCTCATCGAGCGCGGCTCGATCAGCGGGCCCGTCGCCGAGTTTCTGCAGGGATGCGTCGTGGGCCGAAAAAACATCCTGATCTCAGGCGGCACGGGCTCGGGCAAGACGACCCTGCTCAACGTCCTCTCCGCGTACGCCCGCCCCAATGAACGCATCGTTACGGTCGAGGAGTCGGCCGAGCTGCGCCTACCCCAGCCCCACGTCGTCAAGCTCGAGGGCCGCCCCGCGAACGTCGAGGGCAAAGGCGCGTACACCATCCGCGACCTTGTCCGTAACTCGCTGCGTATGCGCCCAGACCGCATCATCATCGGCGAGGTCCGTGGTGCCGAAGCCATGGACATGCTCCAGGCCATGAACACCGGGCACGACGGCTCGCTCTCGACGATCCACGCGAACACGCCCTACGACTGCATGAAACGCGCCGAAGCCCTCGTGCTCATGGCCGTCGATATGCCCATCCGCGCGATCCGCGAACAGATCGTCAGCGCGATCGACATGGTCGTCCAGGTCGCACGCTTCGGCGACGGCACGCGACGCGTCACCACGATCTCCGAGGTCACGACCATCGAGCCCGAGTCGCACCAGATCCGACTCGAAAACATCTTCACGTTGCGCGACAAGAAGCAGGCCAACCTCCGCCACACCGGCTACATGCCGACGTTTACGCAGGACATGATCGACCAGAAACACTTCGGCGTGGAGGTCTTCCTTTGA